The following coding sequences lie in one Rhodospirillales bacterium RIFCSPLOWO2_02_FULL_58_16 genomic window:
- a CDS encoding kinase, with protein sequence MIISRTPFRISLFGGGTDYPVWYNRHGGAVVGATIDKYCYVNIRKLPPFFEYKHRIVWSHIELVNEIGDIRHPAVRAILSDLGVSDGMEVSYNADLPARSGLGSSSSFIVCLLNALYALKGKMISKKNLADEAIRIEQEVMREAVGSQDQIWASYGGLNRIDFHADGSFEVAPLILSRERRHEIRGSLMLFFTGFSRYAFEIAQKTINNMDAHEAHLHSIRRLVDDAIAVLHGRQDPINDLGKLLHQSWMMKRELADGITTPQIDEIYQAGIEAGATGGKILGAGGGGFMLFVVRPEKQAAVRERLKDLIHVNFDFESGGSKIVVFNPDGSDGVTGA encoded by the coding sequence ATGATTATCAGCCGCACCCCATTCAGAATTTCCCTTTTCGGCGGCGGGACCGATTACCCGGTCTGGTACAACCGGCACGGCGGGGCCGTTGTCGGCGCCACCATTGACAAGTATTGCTACGTCAACATACGCAAGCTGCCGCCGTTCTTCGAATATAAGCACCGCATTGTCTGGTCGCACATCGAATTGGTGAATGAAATCGGCGACATCCGGCACCCGGCGGTGCGCGCAATATTATCGGATTTGGGCGTCAGCGACGGGATGGAGGTCTCCTACAACGCCGACCTTCCCGCACGTTCAGGCCTGGGGTCCAGTTCCTCATTTATTGTTTGCCTGTTGAACGCGCTGTACGCCCTCAAGGGGAAAATGATTTCCAAGAAAAACCTAGCCGACGAAGCCATCCGCATCGAGCAGGAAGTTATGAGAGAAGCGGTCGGCAGCCAGGACCAGATATGGGCCTCATACGGGGGATTAAACCGCATCGACTTCCACGCCGACGGCTCCTTTGAGGTCGCTCCTCTCATTCTTTCCAGGGAACGCCGCCATGAAATACGCGGCTCGCTCATGCTGTTCTTCACAGGCTTCTCCCGCTACGCCTTCGAGATCGCCCAGAAAACAATAAACAACATGGACGCCCATGAGGCTCACCTCCATTCCATACGCCGCCTTGTCGATGACGCCATAGCCGTCCTGCACGGCCGGCAAGACCCCATAAACGACCTCGGAAAACTGCTGCACCAGTCATGGATGATGAAGCGGGAACTGGCCGACGGCATCACCACCCCTCAAATAGACGAAATCTATCAGGCCGGGATCGAGGCCGGCGCCACAGGCGGCAAGATTCTCGGCGCCGGCGGCGGCGGATTCATGCTTTTCGTGGTCAGGCCGGAGAAGCAGGCCGCCGTGCGTGAACGTCTGAAGGACCTGATCCAC